The nucleotide sequence GAGCCTAGGTATAGAGAATATTTTGAACTACTTGTAAAAAAAGGTGAAATATGGCGTAAAAGACATAAATCATTAATAAAACAATAATCTTGTAGGTTTTCCTATTAGAAGTTTGATTCTCAATTTGCCAATAGCCAGATTCAAAACTCTTAATGCTCCACTTATGAAATTGATAACTTTTATTTTTTAACTATCGTTAACACATCCTCATCAAATAATTTATGATTCATACCAACTTTTTGACCATCAAACTTGACGCTCTTGCCCCAGATCATTGCATACTTGAATTCATCCTTCATGTTCCTATGGATCTTATTGCATACGTCACGAACTGTAGAGCCATTTCTAGCGATCAAAGGCTCTTCATAATCAGGCTCGCCGTTCTTCGGTCTCATATAGATACGTATGAAATCAAGTTTTTTGAAGATCTCTTCTTTGAGCGCTTCTATGTTAATGTTCGCATCTGCTGATACAGGAATAAAATTAATTTTCATCCCATCCTGTATCTCATTGATAAATCCCTGATTCACAAGATCTATCTTATTTAAAACTGTTAGAGAAGGCACATATGTACGGTTTTCCATCAACACATCGATTAGCTGTTCATCAGTTAGATCTTCCCTTATAATCACTCTGGCATTATGTATACCGTAAACATGCAAAATATCCCGTATCAAATTCTCAGAGATCTTCTTCAATTTCACTTGTGCATTCACAGTAACTCCTCCAGATGCTGTTTTCTCTATAACTATGTTGGGTGGCTTTTCATCTACACGTATGCCTATGTTCCTTAACTCCTTCTTTAACAACTCTGTATGATTTGGATTGAATACATCCATAATAAGCAGAACGAGATCAGCATTCCTTGCAACAGATAACACTCGCTTCCCCAATCCCTTACCAGATGATGCTCCTTCTATTATGCCGGGTAGATCAAGGATCTGAATTCTAGCACCTCTGTACTCCATCATCCCTGGCACAACAGTTAATGTGGTGAACTGATACGCTGCTGTCTTTGATTTTGCGTTTGTAAGACGATTTAGTAATGTTGACTTGCCAACACTTGGAAGACCTATCAAAACCACTGTAGCATCGCCAGCTCTTCTAATATCAAAAGATTCTCCCCTAGCCTTAGTCTTCTTTTGGTTGCTTTCTTCCAATTCACGTCGAAGTTTCGCTAGTTTTGCCTTCAGCAACCCGAGGTGATGTTCAGTCGCTTTGTTTACCTGCGTTTTGTGTATTTCATCTTTGATAGCTTGGATCTTCTCAGGAATTCCCATACGAATTATGCTGCTATTCTCTCATGAATACCTTACGCTGGTGTGTAACTGTGTCTTTACGTCTAACAATGTTGCATAAGAGGAACAAAAGGAATAATAATAAAAAAATTGTATCTGTTTACCCATGTGAATTATTCTTAAAGATTTCTGTACCTAGCTACTGCTGATCGCGCACCTCCGTACAGTTATGGTATTGGATATTTACCCATACGAGGCTTTCCCTCACTACTGTCTTTATCAACTCGTTAAGGGATGCCACAATTAGGTCCACGAGGCTCACCCTCAAAACACTTATGGTGGTTATCCCTTAACCATGATACTTCGTGCGTTCCTTCATCACGCAGTAAGCTACCTTCAGCAGCTTCGATGCAGCAGCTACTACTGCTTTCTGCTTTCCTTTCTTCCTTGCCATCTTAGCGTAGAATTTTGCGACATTGCTTTCTGGTGCAGTTCTGATATGAACATGCGTACATTCGATCATTACCCATCTAAGATACTTGCTTCCTCTCTTTGTTATTGTTCCATGGTACGTTACTCCTCCTGACGAATGCGTTGATGGTATCAGACCGGCATAGGAGCACAGATGCTGCGAGTCTGGGAATCTGCTGATGTCTCCAACCTCTGATAATATTAGCAGTGCTGAATAGTATCCTATGCTAGGTATGCTCGTTAATAACCTGCAGTTCTCATCATCATTCGCAATATTCCTTATCTTTTCAGACGCATTCTTTATTTCCTTATTCAGCGAATTAAGCACATTCATGTAGCCGTTTATTAGACCTTTTGCGTAATTAGACCCTACGTAATTTTGCGGTCGCGTTCAGCATTTTTGTAGCGAAATAAGCGATTGCAAGCGATGAGAGAACATGATATCGTTTAACAGTCTGCGGATTTCGATCAAGTTTTGTTACAAACCTAATTACGCAAAAGGTCTATTAAGTGCAATTAAAAAAAGAAGAGGATTTAGAATGCCAGTCCGGAGTCTTTGACGATAGGTGCCAGTTCTTCTGTATAGAATAGGTCGAGCATCTGGCGTCCTTTTTCTGTGGTTCTGTATCCTTTGAAAGGATCGTTTATCTCCTCCAGCATCTGGAGGGATAACAAGAGGTCCAGGTATTTTGTTAGTTGATGGAAGTTGATGTTGGCCTTGTACAGAATATGTGTCTTCTTTACTGGAGTTTTTCCGATTTCCAGTATTTCAAGCAATATTCTTAGCTTGTCTCTTTTGCTATAGTCATCGTTATGGCCCATGTAATCCATAAAAAGAGGGAAGTAATATTATATACATTTTGGAGCTTTGGCATGTATTTTGCAGTATAGAATATGGCCCTGTGATCTTAAGTAAATTTCTCTGTAAAAATGAGGTTCTCAAACACTCAATTATGCTAACACATTTGCTGGTTGATATTCATGTAAAGTGCTGAATACTCATTACCTTTACTGCATGTTCATACTCTTTCATGGTATTGATGGGAAGCCATTTTTCCTCTGATATAAAGAAGCTAAAGAGTTTGCTTTGTTTAGCTAAAAATGGTATGACAGTAGACTCGAGTTCCACAGCATTAGGTTCATTCAAATCAATCATTCGCTCTATGATATCATAGACAGCTGGTTCAAAAGTGTATATGCCTACAGAAGTGGCTTTGTTTATGAAGGGCTTTTCGGTGAATTTCCTTATCATCCCATTAGCTTTAACAGCGGCAACGCCATATGGATACTGCGTTCGACGAACCAGCACCATAGAGGCCAGTGCCGCATTGTGCTGTACAGCTTTAAGATGACTCTTTAGGAACTTGAAATAAACATGATCATCCAGTATGAGGTCATCGGGGAACAAGATTATGCTCCTCCTATTTCTATCTACTTTCCCACATTCTAGTGCGTACTTTATGGCCTTTCCCTTCCCCCAGCCTATATTGTTGAAAGGGTCGATGCTGTATCTAGGTTCTATGCCATATCTCCTGCCATCTCCCACATGATCCATTACTACTTCATGCCCATGACCGAGCAGAAACACAAAATCCTTGAACCCGTCATTGGTTAGGCATTCAATGCATCTGTCTATTAGTTTCTTTCCTGCTACCTCAAGCATACATTTAGGCATGTTGATGCCCATTCTCTTTGCTTTCCCGCCAGCTAAAACGAGGACCTGCGTGTTGCCCATATCGCCAATGTTCCCTATTTGCAATTCAGATAGCCCCCTTGACAAAACCACTCTTAGCCAATTCAATATTTTTAACTGAAGATGGGTCAACGCCTTTGGCCTTTGCTAGGTAAGCACTGGCCAGATCTCCCAGATAAGTTAAGGAAAGCAACCTAGCCAGTTCGGATCTCCCTTTACTCCAGAACTCTCGAAAATGCAAATTTTCTGGCATTATTTCCTTTGCAGCATCAATCTTTTGAAGAAGATCCGCTTCTTCTTCATACAAATAATCCCTCAAAAATATCAGCGAGTAATTGTGTGCCATGGATCCATGCCATGTTTCAATTTCGTTGTGCAGCAGTTCTGGAAATACGTCATGATAGCATGGCGTCTTTGCGTTCTCGTTGAACTGCTGTTTCCATCGCAATGCTACTGCATCTGTAAAGTTGTACTCACCATAAATAATGGGAAATCTATTTGCAAGTCCCATGGCTAATTGACGGGCAGGACCTCCGTCAGAATCTTCAACAGCACAATCGTTTTTAATTTTCTTCAGAACCTGTATTGTTTCTGTGGTCTCATGCTCCGACATCTTCAAAACATTGGCATGTTGCAATACACTCATAGCTGAAACTAGAAGGTATCCCAGAGAAGTTCTGCTGTGAGAATGTGCAGGGATCTTGATGCATGGAAGATCTCTCTCCTTACATGTGGATGCTAGTTCATGTGATCCAGTAATCACGACGACCTTGGCACTGGAATTTATGCAGACCTGCAACGCGTTCAGCGTTTCCTGGGTTTTTCCAGAATATGTTACTGCTAGCACTAGACTCTTTTCGTTTACAAACTTTGGTGCAATGGAATGCTTGTTCAAGTATACAGGAAACTGCGAGTTACGCAACAATACACGCATATAGTCACCGACTATGCCAGATCCTCCCATGCCAAGTATCAATATATTGGAAATATCGTTAATATCTGAATGGAAGACATGATCCTTTGCAGCTTTGAATGCAGCAGCAACCTGCGTTGGGAAACCGATCAGGCTATCAAGCACACCCTGTTTCTCCTTTGGTATGGCTAGAGTCAACATCTCTTCTCTGAAGAAATATAAGATAAAGCTCTATGGATAAAGTCGCTTGGTTTTCTATAATGTAAATTGTATAACACTTGTTAGGGTTCCTTATTTACCAAACCGTCTTTGCCTAGTTTGGTAGCTTCTTATGGCTCTAAGAAAATCTATCTTTCTAAAGTCAGGCCACATGCTATCAAGGAATACCAGTTCGCTGTATGCTGACTGCCAGATCAGGAAGCCGCTGAGCCTTTCTTCTCCAGAGGTTCTTATTATCAGGTCTGCGTCAGGGTTAGGGAGGTGACATGTGTAGAGATGCTCTTCTATTAATCTCTCGTTGATATCTGATGGTCTTAATTGTCCGTTAAACGCCTTTTCTGTTATTTTCCTTATGCACTCGATCATTTCAATCCTGCCGCCATACGCGATTGCAATATTCAGGTAGTGCTTATCATATTTGCTGGTCTTATGTTCTAACGTTTGTATGATCTGCCTTATGCTCGCAGGAAGTAGGCCTATCTGACCTATGGCCTTCACCCTTACTTCCAGTTCATCTAACTTGTTCTCATAATACAGTCTGCACAATCTTTCCTCTATCACATCAAAAAGTTTCTCGAGCTCCTCTCTGGTTCTTTGCAGATTCTCATTTGATAGCACATAAAGTGTAACTGATTGTATGTTTAACTCTACAAAACACCAATCGAGTAACTGTTCAACCCTGTCTGCCCCAATAGAATATCCAAAAGTGGTATCAAGTGCCCTTTCTCTGGACCATCTTCTATTGCCGTCCATTATTATGCCAACATGCCTCGGCATCCGGTTCTGTTCTATTTGGTTTTTCAAATACCACTCATAGACTGTGTATGCTTTTGCAAGATGCAGAAAGAAGCGCAAGATCGTTGGCAGGAATCTCATAGATACAAATAGCTATTCAATGATTTATCAAAATATTATGTAGCGGTTGTTATGTAGGATGAAGTACACCAAATGGATAATATGCGAGATAGATAGATATTATTTGCTCGCTATACAACATCTTCAATTTAAAACATGGTTGAAATATTGATTGGAATGATCTATCAAGTTAATTCCTCCAAGAATTTTCTGCATGGCTTGCTTAACACATAGTACCTACCACCTGCATCTTTTTCAACAAAACCAAAACTTAGTAGAAAACGTATAATTGTTTCGGCTGTATCTGTAGTTACGTTGAACCTTTCTTTAATCTCGCTGATAGTGATCCTCTCCCTTCTCCTGATTAGCAACAATACATCCTCAGCTAGCGCACTCACATCTCCCTCAGCAACGTGAGAATGTAAATTATGCCTTGTGTAGTCTGTGATCTGTATTTTGAGAAAAAATATTCAATACAAATCATCCTTGCATTTAGATAATTGCACAACCATTTACGCGATCCCTACTCATTATTCATGCAGAAAGTATTGGAATGAAGCAGGTGACGATTTCGTGCATGCGGTCCTCAATAGCAAGATCCCGTATAGTATCTGTACAGATAAAATTGCGATATTCGAACATCGCATGCAACATTAAGGGCTGAACGTATTAAGAACGTACAGGCCGTCAACAATATCGATCTGTTCTCTGATCTGTTCTGGCGTCTCGGATCCATAGCTTATCAGAATTCTATCGCCTTCTTTCAACACATACTTGTCATACATGCTGTTTTCAACGCCGTTTACAAAGAACTTCAATGTTTTTTGACCATTGCTGCAGTATTCGGTTCCATCGTCCATTACGAGGCAATTGCTCGTAAACTTCATCTTAAAGCTCTCGAATAGGAAACCCAAGTCGACCTTGGTTGCATGTAGATGCAAGAGATCGCCATTAGCATCTTCGAAGTGTATGTATGGACTCCTGACCTGGTATTTTGGCTGTGAAAAGTCTATTGCTTGACCATCAATGAATACCCTGAATGCTGCGTGTTCGTGCGTAGAACCCAAGGCTCCGAAACCTGCTGTGCGAGGGGGACTTTGCGCATAGCTGTATACGCCAAAAGCTATTCCTGCCGCAATGCCTGCTATGATGCCTATAATTATAATATTTGCCCTTCTTCTTTTCCTGCTAACCTCTGCGGCCTTTCCTCTCTTCATAAAGCAAGGTCAGAGAATTTGAATTTAATTTTTATGTATGATTTGTTATTTAGCACATGCTACTAAATGGTTCCTATGTTATCGTTAAACCATGGAATGAATTAATTGTCCACCTGTGCTGTATTAGATTTATAGCAATATTTTCATTTCTTTACATTACTTTCATGAAACACTTCAGAAAGTATTATGCTGAGTTGTAATGGGTTGCAGATACTCATAGGCTGCAATTTCTCTCCTCATCATAAGCGATGGATATTTGCGAATCGGTGGACCCGCACAGCAAACTTACTTCAGCTATTCACTTGCTGGCAATTGTGTGCATATGCTAATCAAGAAACAACTTACTTGCTAGGTTAGCATCTTTCATAGGACGTATGTGCCCCCTGACATTGCGGAAGTACTCATTTGGAGTTAGCGATGGAAACAAACCAATCGAGACTTTGGGGGCACACCGTAATTATGGTTCAGCTATTATTAAAGAATTATGTAACTCCCATGTGTATTTTACATATGCTAAAATTCAGTGCATATAGCACATGTATAACACATATCACGAGTTCAATAAAATCAGTTTAGTTTTTGCATAATACCTGCGGTAAATGTCAGTGTATATGCCACGTGGAAAACACATATCACGAGTTCAATAAAATCAGTTTAGTTTTTCCATGGATCAGTTCAATAAAATCATTGCAGTTTTTCCATGGCTCTTTATTAATCACTGATTGAGTATTTCGGGTAATGACGAACTACAACGAATCCATGAAAAAAAAGTATTGGGGAATTACGCTGGCTGTGGCGTTAGTAGCAGGGTTGATGTTGGTAACACCAATGAAGAGCTTTGCACAGGTTACTAGCGAGGAAGTTGGTGCTCAAGCGATCCAGCTCTTTGAAGATTGCAAGTTAACAAACTTGCATGAGGATCCAATAGAGATGAACACAGTGGCTGGTTTGAAGGGAACTACACCTATTGCGAAGACCATATTTGCTGAGAAGGAAGTCTACAAATGTGATCTAGATCAAGGCACAGTTGGAACAGGGAAACTGATAGTAGACGTGACTCTTTACATAGAGATATATGAGAACATGAGCACAAAGAGCATAGTGAGGAAACAGGCGGAGGTTATTATATGTGCAAAGATTGAGGATACTGCTGCAGTCATAGGCTGTAAGCGGGAGGTGCCTTCTAATCAGTCAGTAGTGCTTCAGCTTTGTGATGAAGTAACGGAGATTGAACATCCTATGGAGATGAACACAGTAGTAGCTCCAGCTAACAGTAACATTGTAAAGACAGTAGAAGCCCAGAAGGAAGTATTCAAGTGCTTCCCAGTTACAGGCGACCCACTTGATCCGCCCAGTGGTTACTTGAAGAAAGTAGATGTGATAATATTTACAGAGATATGGCAGGATCTGAACAGAGTTGGTACAGCAACGCCAAATCCAATAGTCAAGAGGACTGTGTTTTCTGCAACATGTGTAACGAACCTGAACGTAGATGAAACAGTTAACGGAGCCACAATAAAAGACAGCATCAGGGTCGAATCGTGCGTCTTCAACAACCATCCGCTATAAGACAGGGTAACCCCCGACCCACTTTTTTCTTTTTCTTCAGTTAATTGCAACAGAAGAGGAATGGTAGATATGTTTTGTGTTAATCCTTGGTCGAGGCGTTAACTAACTAACTAACTAACTAACATCAAAGCAGTAGTTATGTGTATATACCATCAGAGGGTTTTAGCGCACCGAGTTGAAGAGTATATCAATCTGACTGGAACGGTCTTAGGGCTGAGGTATGCACAGACCAGATGGCTGGGAGCCTCCTACCACATTATCACGACATCTATTCTTTACATATGTATTGTTGGTCCCTGCAGTTCCGGCACCTGTGGAGTCATCATTGAATCCAAAACTTCCATTCTCAATACCCCTATTGCTGGTGAAAGTATTGCCACTGGACGTCATTGCAGCAAAGAATCCGTCGCCTGTATTCTTCTTACCTAGGTTGCCGGTAAGTTTATTGCCGCTACCCTCGATGGAATAACCGTTTGCAGGACTAGGCATAGTGCCACTGTTCTTGGCTTGGTTGTCTGTCACTATGTTACTGTTCATTAGCCTATAGCCACCAGCACCATTCTTATTTGCTATATTCTCCTTCAAGATGTTACCGTCAAAGGCATCTATCCCCCAAGCCGTATTCTGCCTCAGAAAATTATGATGAAATGTGTTTCCATTGCTAGCGCTATCTGAAACCAGTATTCCTTCCGCACCGCTCTTGAAGATGTCATTATGAATGAAATAGTTAGTATCGCTATTGTTCCCAAGCTCCACACCAATCTTATTGTTATGTATCTTATTGTCATGCACACGTCCCAGGCAGGTGTTATCGAAAAGTATTCCGCTAGCATTATCATGTATGTAGTTGTTGCCAATGATTATCCCGTTGGTGTCGAAGTTAGTGCAGCCTCCAGATGGTGAGAGACTTGATACTTCAATACCATTCAATCCGTTTCTTATCTCAAAGCCATTAATTTCCACAGAATTGGCAAGGAAACCGTTTACAGAGATCACAGGAACATTTGAATTTGCACTGCCATCTATTATTGCACCGGCATTTCCAAGGAGTTTTACATTTTTACCGATCGTTATATTCTCTTCATAAAGCGCGGCGCAGACAATTACAGTGCCACCGTCATCTACCACATTAATAGCATCCTGAATTGCTGTTCTCACCTCACTATATACAGCATTACATCTTCCTGTGCCCAAGAGACCGTCCTTATCAACCATAATGCTAGGTGTTTGCCCAAGGGCATTATCCACCACTGCAAACATCGATAACACAAGTGTCATTCCCAACGCGATGCCTGTCGATGTGCGTAACTTCATGCAGCTCTAGCATAGCACTCAAGTTATATAATAATATGTATGGAAAATGTTGTAAGATTTTCTAGATTTTCCATAGCATAAACATGTGTTGCCTATACGTGATCGGCAATTATTAACGATATAATCACGTAATTGGAAGTGCTGTCAATAAGGCACAAATAATTCCTGAGCGCACTGCTTGCTTAAAATTCAAGTTGTCTAGCATGCAGACATGCCAGTCATGTGTATCATCTGTTATATACAATACTTGCCCTAGATACATATTTTCTGAGGTTATTAGTCTATGATATAAAACAGAAAAGATCCATGCCTAAACCATGTCCTCACAGTTACACAAGGAATAACTTGTCTCATGTGGTTTTATTAGCGCTTTGAGCGACTTGGCAGAAGAGATTATAAGCATGGTGATGGAAAAGGGTGAGATAGCAATTGGGGAAATTAGAAACGAACTTAACGTAACCAGCGAAACGGTGGTTTCAGAGATAGATTTTCTGGTAAGGATGGGTTTTCTCAAGTTAGATAAAACAAAGAGCTATGTTAGGCTGAGTGAGCGCTGTAAGAAATTCCTTGAGGAGGCAGAACAGGAAGGAAGCAGTATATTCCTTTTAATCTAAACAAGCAGATATTATCACGTTAAAATCAAAACGTTATGGGTTCATCGCCAGTAGTTCATGATATTCTTCCTTCTAGCTATAAGTATGGTAGTGGCCAAGATGGAAGTCAATACTATTACAGGCATGGGAAATTCTGGTATGGTTCCCGTAGGTGAAACAAGGGTGCCCCATTTGCTCGGGGGCGCTCTAAGGCAATTTGGGTCGCTGATAAGCCCTTGCTCCCCGTATTCCCCAGGCCAATCATACTGAATGCCACATGTTGGAACCACGTGTGGCTCTTCTTGATCTTCGTCAGAAATGCTACCTGTGTCAGCGTTGAGCACAAGAGCATAAAAGCCATATCGCTCGGAAGGTCCGATGATGTCTACGGGTATTCGAAACTCGAAACTTGTATGTGGCTCAACATAGTATGGGCTTTTATCAGCAGACATTCCCCCTTTCATAATAATGCCATCCGTGATGGGGATCTCGTCATAGTCAACGGAGTTCCCTCTTTCTACCAAGGTAGTTCCTGACATATATACAATAAAGCAATAGTCATCCTCTTGCGGAGCGTCGCCACCATCAGCCTTTGTATCAAAGCATATGAGAGCCATGTCTTTATCATTTCGCACTTCATCACTAATGAGTTCAAGGAGGACATAGATGTATTCTGTGTCATGCGTTGTCTTTAGAATCATCTCGCCGCTATTATCGTAATGAATATACCATCCCTTTGCTGCTACCCACTCGAACTCCGTAGTCCATGCGCCATCTATGGTAGGGATTGAAAATGTGTTAAAGGGAATTGAGATCACCCGCTCATCTAGTGGACCTTGGCCTAGCGCAGGTATGACTGGCAGCAATGAAAAAAATAGACTCCCGAACAAAAATGAATGTTTTACGTTACTTGACAGACACCCAACTTTTTTTGCCGATCTATAATTTAATTTCTTATCCATGCTCTCACCTAACTTACTCCTCTATAAGCATCCTCAATTTTCTGTATTCTTCAAGAAATTTTCTGCCCTTGTCTGTAAGTTTATAGAGGTTGGTAGATTCGTCCCTCACAGCAAGCTTTACTCTTAAGATTAAGCTGATGTATTTGGATGACGATCGTGTTGACAGATTGGCCTTGCTGGCCAGTGCAGTCTTTGCATATGCTCCTGCTTCCAGATGTTCCAGCAAGTTTCCTACGATATCAAACACTCCTCGCTTTTGATCCATCATTAGAACCTCCTTGCACTAAATGCTGTCATCCATAACACCATATGTCTTCAGCTCCTCATATTTCCTCAAAAATTCAAGTCCCTTTCTGGTGATCCTGTACTTGCCAATTGGTGTTTCCTTTATCAAACTTAGTTGGCTAAGGAACTTTATATACTTCTCAATCGTTCGAGAGTCTATCTTTGATTTGTAGGCTATGTGCGTTTTGAGCTCTTCTCCATCCTTCAACGCATTCAGAATGTTTTCCGTTATGCTCAATGTTCCCCGTTTGCGCCTTGATGACATGCCTATACTATGATCAAGTGAGGATTTATCTACGTGCTAGCTCTAAAAAGTTGCAGACACCTTTTAATTCACTGTGAACCTACCGCTGATTGAAATTGGGTGTATATGAATCCTGTAAGGTGCTCATTTATGATGCTAGTGGATATGCCACATGAGAAACTTGAAGGTTTTCCTCTCTTGATTCTTCACTGATTAAATTTCTAGTAGCACAAATACTAGTATAAATGGAAAGTCTTCCTTCATATATTATCATCAAGTCAAAATGCTATGTTTTTACAAAAAGACCTGCAGCATAAGCCACTAAAAGATGATTTCATGATAGGTTTACTTGACCATTATGCACAGCCATGTTATTCAATGGGCCACATTGCCATGATCTGTTAAATCACAGTAATGTTATTAGATAATTAATTTGGCTTTATGCAACTTGCTATACGCATGTATGCACGAAGCGCTGTATACATTAGCACAAAAACCTAGAATTGCACTGTTGAGAATTTGCATGATTCAACTATTGCCTTATCTACGCTTACTACGCAGGTGATTGCCCTAATGTTTCTCTTTACGATTGTATTGCCATTGAGCTTGTCCAGATCCTCCCATATGCTTGTGAATATTATTACATCTACCTTCTTGTCATCGGTTGTTTCAAGCGTGCCAAACGTGCAGTTGAAAACCTCCTTTTGCGCTTCTACTGTCTTTACTACGCTACTGTCTGTAGGTGAGACTATGGTACTCATTTCCTGCTTATGTGTAATATCATTCATCTCTACACAGTTTTGAGTCACAATCGGGTCTTTTGGAGGCACGCGTGCTTTGCATCCAATCACACTCAAATCACCCAAATTCTTCAAGCATGTTATCACTTCAGCCTGATTCCTAACTATCGATCTTGTGCTCATATCATGATATACCTCTACCATTATGGTTACGTCAGCGATAACAGGCACATTGCCCTGTTCAAGTTCGCAATTGAAGACCTGTTTCTCTGAGTGTACAATCTTCCCTATGGGTATACCACCCTTAGTACTTGCAATAGCATTCATGGATATTGGATCTTCAAAATTCGTGCTAAGGATGCAATTGCCAAAGGCAGGCAAGTTCGATCCTGAATTAGGACTTGAAAACTTGGCTGCGAGATCAGGTCTCACCAAACCAAAACCAAACAAGTTATCTCTTCCAGCGGGACCTAGATCCTTAGCAGTCATATCAAGCACTGTTCTAATCTCCGTATTTGTCCATACGCCGTTGCCATTGGTATAACCTGCAGACTGCCATGCAACCTCGTTACTTAGCCACAACAGCGCGGCAGAGCCACTCACATGGGGCGTAGAGAATGAAGTGCCACTATTGATCTTGTATGAACCGTTTAACCAGGTAGATTCAATATCAAGCCCAGGTGCTGAAAGCTCAACCGCTGGCCCTGTGCTGGGCGTGCCTAGAAGAATGCATGGCCTTTGATCACTTTTGTTCGTATTTGTCACAGCTATAACAGAGTCATATCTTGCAGGATATGCCACATTATCTCCTGTGCCAATACAGTTGCCAGCGTTGCCTGCTGCAGCTACGAGTAGTACACCGCTATTGTATGCAAAGTTAACGGCGTCTTCTAGGGCCTGAGGTATCTGTATGTTTTGATTAGGAGGAGCACCAAAACTCATGTTAATTATTTTTACATTGTTTTGCACGCACCATTCTATACCTGCAATGACATCGCTGAAAAATCCGCTTCCGGCTTGGTTAAGGACCTTGCCAACATATAGGTTCGCTTCAGGTGCCGCACCCACTACGCCTGCACCGTTAAGAATAGCAGATGCCACACCTGACACAGCTGTACCATGACCATTGTCGTCCAAAGGATCATCATCGCCATTTACAAAGTCCTTTCCTACCTGGAATCTACCTGCCAGATCAGGATGATTATAATCTATGCCAGTATCCAGTATGCAGATATTTACACCGTTACCCTTCGCTTTATTGTGAACCTTGTCAGCCTGTATATGGTCAACGCCCCACGACTTTTGGTACTCCGGCACCGTTGACGT is from Nitrososphaerales archaeon and encodes:
- a CDS encoding winged helix-turn-helix domain-containing protein, coding for MDQKRGVFDIVGNLLEHLEAGAYAKTALASKANLSTRSSSKYISLILRVKLAVRDESTNLYKLTDKGRKFLEEYRKLRMLIEE
- a CDS encoding winged helix-turn-helix domain-containing protein codes for the protein MSSRRKRGTLSITENILNALKDGEELKTHIAYKSKIDSRTIEKYIKFLSQLSLIKETPIGKYRITRKGLEFLRKYEELKTYGVMDDSI
- a CDS encoding S8 family peptidase; this translates as MRLPQALGISIALVLLTSVLAYSQKNLPKEEFVDVLIGFKGEPDVYDEQGVMAMGGDIKYVFEYVNVTALRLPKSAIKMMENNPNVSFIEPDGKVTIMEHTSTVPEYQKSWGVDHIQADKVHNKAKGNGVNICILDTGIDYNHPDLAGRFQVGKDFVNGDDDPLDDNGHGTAVSGVASAILNGAGVVGAAPEANLYVGKVLNQAGSGFFSDVIAGIEWCVQNNVKIINMSFGAPPNQNIQIPQALEDAVNFAYNSGVLLVAAAGNAGNCIGTGDNVAYPARYDSVIAVTNTNKSDQRPCILLGTPSTGPAVELSAPGLDIESTWLNGSYKINSGTSFSTPHVSGSAALLWLSNEVAWQSAGYTNGNGVWTNTEIRTVLDMTAKDLGPAGRDNLFGFGLVRPDLAAKFSSPNSGSNLPAFGNCILSTNFEDPISMNAIASTKGGIPIGKIVHSEKQVFNCELEQGNVPVIADVTIMVEVYHDMSTRSIVRNQAEVITCLKNLGDLSVIGCKARVPPKDPIVTQNCVEMNDITHKQEMSTIVSPTDSSVVKTVEAQKEVFNCTFGTLETTDDKKVDVIIFTSIWEDLDKLNGNTIVKRNIRAITCVVSVDKAIVESCKFSTVQF